Below is a genomic region from Microbacterium sp. KUDC0406.
CTGTGGCTGGACGGCAGAGCCAGCAACCCGGACTACGCCTGAGGGCGTTCGGAGGGCGCGTCAGGCCTCGGGCGTCTCGCCGTCCTCGACGTCCTCATCGGTCGGCTTGCCGGGCCGGCGGGCCGACCGCCGCTCGTACAGGTCGCGGGAGGTCGCCGACAGCGGGGTGCGCAGGAACAGCAGCGAGATGCTCATGCCGATGAGAGCGGCGAACAGCGCGGCCAGCCACCAGAACTCACGGAAGATCGGGAAGAAGAAGTACAGGATCGCCAGCGGCACCAGGAACGCCAGCAGACGCAGCACGGTGTACACGAGGAGGGGCGGCAACTTCTTCACCCGATCAGCTTAGGCGGGGCGCTTAGGACTGGGCTGGGCGCATGATTCCGCGCCTACACTGGAAGCATGGCGCGGTTCCTCATCATCGGCGGCTTCCTGGCCGTCGTGTTCTGGGTGTTCAGCATCGTCGACTGCACCGTGCAGCCGGCGGCGCGGCACCGTGGTGTGTCGAAGGGCGCCTGGGTCGCGATCGTCATCCTCATCCCGGTGATCGGCGGCATCCTCTGGTTCGCGATCGGCCGGCGCCGCAAGGACGACTCGGACGCGCGTCCCTACGCGCCCGATGACGATTCCGAGTTTCTGCGCGGCATCAACCGCAAGGAGCAGGATGCCCGCATCCGCGAGCTCGAAGAGGAACTCTCGAAGCTCGAAGACGACGGCGACCACCCGGATCCGCGCCCGTGACTCCGTCCGCGGCGAGCACGGCAGCCGCCGGCCTGCTCGCCGAACTCGTCGCGCACGGCGTGCGCGATCTCGTGCTCTCACCCGGATCCCGTTCTCAGGCGCTGGCGCTCGCCGCGACGTCCCTCGACCGCGCCGGGCTGCTGCGCGTGCACGTGCGGATCGACGAGCGAGTGGCCGGGTTCACCGCCCTCGGCATCGCCCGGGAGACGCGGGTGCCGGTCGCCGTGGTCTGCACTTCGGGAACCGCGGCGGGCAATCTGCTGCCGGCGGTGATGGAGGCGTTCCACTCCGGCGTGCCGCTGCTGCTGCTGACCGCGGACCGTCCGCCCGAGCTCCGCGGCGTCGGCGCGAACCAGGCGACCGTGCAGCCCGGCTTGTTCGGCCCGTTCGTGCGCTGGGCGGTGGATGCCCCGGTGCCGGAGCCCGTCGCTTCCCCGGTCGCCCCGCGAGCGGAGCGAGACGAAACGCTCCCACCTCTCCCGGTCGTTGAGCGAGCGACGGAGGAGCGAGACGAAACGCTCGCAGCCTCGCGAGGATCGTCACCGCGTTTCGTCTCCGGCGCTGGCGCGCCTCCGCTCAACGACCGGGTGGGTTCCCCGGTCGCCCCGCGAGCGGAGCGAGACGAAACGCTCCCACCTCTCCCGGTCGTTGAGCGAGCGACGGAGGAGCGAGACGAAACGCTCGCAGCCTCGCGAGGATCGTCACGGCGTTTCGTCTCCGGCGCTGGCGCGCCTCCGCTCAACGACCCCGAACCGACCGCCTGGTCCGGCCTCGGTTCCCGCGCCGTCGACGCAGCGCTGGGCCTGACCGGAACAGGCATCCCCGGCGTCGCCGGTCCCGTGCATCTGAACCTTCCCGCTCGTGAGCCGCTCTCCGCCGCGATCGACGTGACCGCTGTCCCCGGGCCCGCACCGCAGCCCCCGGCATCCGAGCCGCTGCTGCTCGAGCGCGGTCCGCGCACCGTCGTGATCGCCGGCGCGGATTCCGGAGCCGCCGCTGAGGAGATCGCCCACACCAGCGGCTGGCCGCTCATCGCCGAGATCGTCAGCGGCGTGCGCTTCGGGCGCCGGATCGTGCACGGCTACCGTGATCTGCTCCGTGACGAGTCGCTCGGCGGGCGAATCGAGCGGGCCGTGGTGTTCGGGCATCCGACCCTCAGCCGCGAGGTCGCGTCGCTCCTCTCGCGCCGCGACGTCGAGGTGATCGCGGTGCGGGGCGGGGGAGAGCCGCTTGATCTCAACGGCAGCACGATCGCGGCCGCCGCCGTTACCGTGGAGCCGGGCGCGACCGACCGCGACTGGCTGGGCGCGTGGATGACGGCGTCCCACGCCGCACTGGTCGACCTCTCCGAGGCGGCGCCGGACCAGGACGGGCTGAGCTCGAAGGACCCGCTCGCCCGTGCCGGTGCGGTGAAGGCCGAGCTCGACGCCGTGCGCCGCCCGCTCGACCGCGCGCTGCTGGCCGACGCCGTATGGCGCGCGACCTGGCCGCACGACCGTCTCGTCTTCGGTTCGTCCAGGCTCGTGCGGGTCGCCGATCAGGTGCTCGGCGGCAAGAAGGTTCCCGTGCATGCCAATCGCGGGCTGGCCGGGATAGACGGCACCATCGCGACCGCCATCGGCATCGCGCTGGCCAGCCAGGCGGACGGGGCGGCAGGTGTGACCCGCGTGCTGCTCGGCGATCTCGCGGCACTGCACGACGTCGGCGCGCTGCTGCTGCCTGCGGGCGAGGCGGCTCCGCGCATCCAGGTGATCGTCGGCAACGACGGTGGCGGCACGATCTTCGACGGACTCGAGGTGGCGGCATCCGCTCCGCAGGCAGACCTCGATCGCGCGTTCTACACACCGCACGCGGCGCGGTTCGCCGACCTCGCCGCGGCGTACGGCTGGGACCACCAGCTGGTGTCGACGCGCTCCGCGCTCGATCAGACGCTCACCTCGCCGGTGACCGGTCCGCAGCTGATCGAGGTGCCGCTGGACCGCTGATCCTCGGTGCGCTCTGTCCCGGACCCGGAACGACGTGCGGCAGGATGTCTGCATGGCGAAGAAGCTGTGGCACGAGCATCCGTCCGAGACCCTGCGCGTGACGGAGGGGTTCCGGCTCGCCGACGTCGACCCGGACGCGACGCCGGGGTATTCGCACGGGCACTCCCGCGGCGAGAAGGACCTGCACGAGCGGCGCGAGCTGCTCGGTGACCTGCAGGAGCGGCTCTACGCCGCAAGCCGCGTCGGCGACGACACCGATGCCGTGCTGCTGGTGCTCCAGGCGATGGATTCCGCGGGCAAGGGCGGCATCGTGCGGCATGTCGTCGGCGGCGTCGACCCGCAGGGCGTCGAGCTCGCCGCGTTCAAGGCGCCCACCGACGAGGAGCGCACGCACGACTTCCTGTGGCGCGTCGAGAAGAGGCTGCCGCAGCGCGGCTTCATCGGCGTCTTCGATCGCTCGCACTACGAGGACGTGCTGATCGGTCGGGTGCGTTCCCTGGCGTCGGACGAGGAGGTCGAGCGCCGCTACGGCGCGATCCGCGAGTTCGAGCAGCGGGTCGCGGCATCCGGCATCCGCCTGGTCAAGGTGATGCTGCACATCTCGCGTGACGAGCAGAAGTCGCGACTCATGGAGCGTCTCGAGCGGCCGGACAAGTACTGGAAGTACAACCCGGGCGACGTCGACGAGCGGATGCTGTGGGACGACTACATGGACGCGTATCAGACCGTCTTCGACCGCACCTCGACGCCGGATGCCCCGTGGTACGTCGTCCCTGCGAACCACAAGTGGTACGCGCGGCTGGCCGTGCAGGAACTGTTGATCGCGGCGCTCGAGGGAATCGATCCGCAGTGGCCGGGCGCCGACTTCGATGTGGCCGCAGAGAAGAAGCGCCTCGCGGCGAGCTGACTCAGGCCAGCGCGTCGACGATCGGACGGAACTTCACCCGGGTCTCGAGCAGCTCGGTCTCGGGGTCGCTTCCGGCGACGATACCGGCGCCGGCGTAGGCGGTCACCGGGATCGTGTCGTCCGCGACGCGGTCGACATCACCGCTGCCGAACTGCGCGCAGCGCAGCGCGACCGCCCATTCGCCGTTGCCCGTGGCATCCACCCAGCCCACCGGCCCTGCGTACCGGCCGCGGTCGAAGGGCTCCAGACGCTGGATCGCCTGCACCGCGACATCCGTCGGCGTGCCTCCCACCGCGGCGGTGGGATGCAGCACGCCGACCAGATCGAGAGCGGATGCCCCGTCGGACAACTCGGCCTCGACATCGGTCGCGAGGTGGAACAGGTTGGGCAGCTTGAGGATGAACGGCTGCTCGCCCGCGGCGAGAGCGCGCACGTGCGGACGCAGTGACGCGACGAGGCTGTGCACGGCGTACTCGTGCTCGTCGAGATCCTTCGTGCTGGACGCGAGGTGGGCGGATGCCGCCGGTGTCGGCATCCGCGTCGGCGCCGCGGCCGATGGTGCCGGCGAGCACCCGCGCGGTGACCGTGCCGTCCTGCACCGTGACGAGGGTCTCCGGGCAGGCTCCGATGAATCCGTCGACGGCGTAGGTCCAGGTGTCGGGGTATCCGGTCGCGAGCGCCCGGACCAGGCGGCGCAGATCGGACCCGACCGGGACGGTCCCGGTGAGATCGCGGGCCAGCACGACCTTCTCGTAGTCGCCCGCGGTGATCTCGGCGACGGCGCGGCGCACCGAGTCCTGATAGCCCTCCGGGGACTGTGCGCCCGGGCCGAGGGTGCCGGCCCAGTGGGGGCCGTACTCGCATGGTGCGACATCCACCGGTGCATCCTCCTGCGCCCCGCGGATGCGGGTGATCCAGCCGCGCCCGTCGCGGCGCCCGATGATCGTCTCGGGCACGATCAGCACGGCGTCTCGGTCCGAGCCCTCGTCGAAGGTGAGGGTGCCGAAGCCCACCAGACCGGTGCCGGGCAGGTTGACCTGATCGTCGATCTCAGTGACGGCGGACAGCTCGCGCCACGCTTCCGCCATCAGCGCGGCGCGGCTCGGACCCTGTCCCGCGGGCACGCGGATCACGACCTGATGCCGGTCTCCGGCGGCGACGATGCCGTCACCGCGGCGCAGCCAGGCGATGGGGTCATCGGGGTCTGCGTACACCAGCAGATCTTCGACCGGGTCGATCTCTCGGGTCTGCACGACCAGTCGGGTAGTCACCGCATCAGCCTAGTTCCGATCAGGAGCAGGACGTTTCGTCTCGCTCCGCTCGCTCGTCTCGCTCCGCTCGCTCAACGAGCACCGCTCGCTCAACGAGCACCGCCCGCTCAACGACCATCAGCGGGAGAGGGCGGTCCAGGCCCAGGGCCACCAGCCGGTCCAGCCAGGCGTCCGCCGTCGCATCGTCGAACGGTGCCCGCTGCGCGCGCACCAGGATCTCGAGCTCGGCCGCGCGGGCCTCGAGGTGCTCGATGACGTCGGCGGGGTAGCCGAACTCGATGCTGTGCTCCTCCCACTCGTCCTGATCCACGATGCGGGTGCCGCGCTCGTCGAGGTGCCGCACCACGTCGAGGTCCATGTCGATCGCGGTCGCGACCAGCGGATCGTCGTCCGACCAGCGCACGTCCCAGGCGAGGTCGATGTAGATGCGCATCGCGCGCGGATGCTCGCGATGCACGGTGAGCGCGTAGTCAGTGGCGTCCTCGGGGAGCAGGAGCACCTTGTGCGCGGGATTGACGCGCGGCACGAGTGTGACGTTCGGGCTCTCCGCGACGAACGCCTTCCCCGGCCGGTCGCTGGTCCAGCCGACGGGCTGCCCGATCCAGTCGCCCCACTGGTCCGAGCCCAGATACACGCCCTCGCCGCGCCAGTGCGGCGAGCCGTCCCACTTGCGCCACTGGAAGATCATCGTCTGGCCGGGTTCGGGACGCTGCGCACTCACCCGCCCGAGTCTATGGCCGGGGGCAGCCCCGTAGGATCGAAGGATGACCGCAGAGCCCAACCGCGCCGACCTCGGCAAGGATCCGGCCCGCGTCAGCGGGATGTTCGACCAGGTCGCCGCCGGCTACGACCGCACCAACACGGTGATGACCGTCGGCAACGACGCGCTCTGGCGCGCAGCGACCACCAGGGCCGTCGCCCCCGCAGGGGCGAGCGCATCCTCGACCTCGGCGCGGGCACGGCCTCGTCCTCGGCCTCGCTCGCGGCCAGCGGCGCCGAGGTCGTCGCCGCCGACTTCTCGCCGGGGATGCTGGCCGAGGGTCAGCGCCGGCACGGCGACCTGCCGAACCTCAGTTTCGTCCAGGCGGATGCCACGGACCTGCCCTTCGGCGACGCGGAGTTCGACGCCGTCACCATGTCGTACAGTCTGCGCAACGTGCAGGACCCGAAGAAGGCGATCGCCGAGCTGTTCCGCGTCACCAAGCCGGGCGGGCGGCTCGTGATCAACGAGTTCTCCACTCCGCCCTCGCGGATCTTCCGCGCCTTCTTCGGGTTCTACAACTCGCAGGTGCTGCCGCGCGTGGCACGGGTGGCCGGCACGAACGGTGACGCCTACGACTACCTGAACGAGTCGATCAAGGAGTGGCCTGATCAGAAGACGCTCGCGGCCTGGCTCCGCGAGGCGGGCTGGATCGACGTCGCCTGGCGCAACCTGTCGTTCGGGATCGTGGCGCTGCACCGCGCGCGCAAGCCCGTCGTCTGACCACGGGTAGGCTGGTCTCCGTGACTTCGAGCCCCGACGCCCCGGGCACGCGCCTCGCGAGCCTGCTGGGCTTCAGTGACCGCGTGTTCCTCGGACCCGCTGCGCGCCGTCTGTCGCGCGAGGTCGAGGCGGGTCTCGAGCTGGTCGAGTCCGGTCTTGCGGAGGATCTCAAGGTCGCCGACTCGGTCGCCGACGCCGCGAGCCGCTACCTGTACGAGGCCGGCGGCAAGCGCATCCGTCCGATCCTGACCCTGCTGACGGCTCAGCTCGGCGACGGCAACATCCCCGCCGTGATCGACATCGCCAAGGCGCTCGAGCTCACGCACCTCGGCTCGCTGTACCACGACGACGTGATGGACGGCGCGGACAAGCGTCGCGGCGTCGCCGCCGCACATGAGGTGTGGGGCAACAACGTCGCCATCCTCACCGGCGACATCCTGTTCTCGCGCGCCAGCCAGCTCATGTCGCACCACGGCGACCGCGCCATCCGCCTCCAGGCCGACACGTTCGAGCGCCTCGTGCTCGGCCAGCTGCACGAGACCGTGGGCGCCCAGCAGGGCGACGACCCGATCGAGTTCTACCTGCAGGTGCTCGCCGACAAGACCGGCTCGCTGATCGCCGCGGCTACCCAGGGCGGGGTGATCTTCTCGAACGCGCCGGCCGAGTACGAGCAGCCGATGCGCGTCTTCGGCGAGAAGATCGGCGTCGCGTTCCAGCTGCTCGACGACGTGATCGATCTGTCCGCGAATCCAGCGGACACCGGCAAGGTGCCGGGCACCGACCTGCGCGCCGGCGTTCCGACGATGCCCTACCTGCTGCTGAAGCAGGACGGCGCCGATGATCTCGCGCAGCGCATCGACGACGGCGTCGCCCGCATCGCCGAGGGCGCGGACCCCTCGCTGCTCGACGGCGCGCTCGCCGACCTGCGCGATCACCCGGCCACCCGGCGCACCCTGGCGCTCGCGCAGGCCTGGACGGACGAGGCGATCGCCGCGCTCGGCGTGCTGCCCAAGGGCCCGGTCCGGGACGCGCTCACCCGATTCGCGGAGAGCCTCGCGGAACGCTCGCGCTGAGCAGCATCCGGCTCTTCGATCTCCGAACCGACCTCACGGAAGGATCCTCATGACCAAGCTCAGGCTGGCTATCGTCGGCGCAGGCCCGGCGGGCATCTACGCCGCCGACCTCCTGCTGAAGGCGGAGCGCAAGTTCGACGTGTCGATCGACCTGTTCGAGCAGCTGCCGGCTCCGTACGGCCTGGTGCGCTACGGCGTCGCCCCCGACCACCCGCGCATCAAGGGCATCATCAATGCCCTGCGCGATGTGCTCGACCGCGGCGACATCCGCCTGTTCGGCAACGTGCGCTTCGGCGAGGACATCACCCTCGATGATCTGAAGCGGCACTACAACGCCGTGATCTTCGCCACCGGCGCGGTGCGCGACACGTCGCTCGACATCCCGGGCATCGACGCGCTCGGCTCGTACGGCGCCGCCGACTACGTCAGCTGGTTCGACGGGCATCCCGATGTTCCGCGCGAGTGGCCGTTGGATGCCGCATCCGTCGGCGTGATCGGCAACGGCAACGTCGCTCTCGACGTGTCGCGCATGCTCGCCAAGCACGCCGAGGACCTGCTT
It encodes:
- a CDS encoding thiamine pyrophosphate-binding protein, which translates into the protein MTPSAASTAAAGLLAELVAHGVRDLVLSPGSRSQALALAATSLDRAGLLRVHVRIDERVAGFTALGIARETRVPVAVVCTSGTAAGNLLPAVMEAFHSGVPLLLLTADRPPELRGVGANQATVQPGLFGPFVRWAVDAPVPEPVASPVAPRAERDETLPPLPVVERATEERDETLAASRGSSPRFVSGAGAPPLNDRVGSPVAPRAERDETLPPLPVVERATEERDETLAASRGSSRRFVSGAGAPPLNDPEPTAWSGLGSRAVDAALGLTGTGIPGVAGPVHLNLPAREPLSAAIDVTAVPGPAPQPPASEPLLLERGPRTVVIAGADSGAAAEEIAHTSGWPLIAEIVSGVRFGRRIVHGYRDLLRDESLGGRIERAVVFGHPTLSREVASLLSRRDVEVIAVRGGGEPLDLNGSTIAAAAVTVEPGATDRDWLGAWMTASHAALVDLSEAAPDQDGLSSKDPLARAGAVKAELDAVRRPLDRALLADAVWRATWPHDRLVFGSSRLVRVADQVLGGKKVPVHANRGLAGIDGTIATAIGIALASQADGAAGVTRVLLGDLAALHDVGALLLPAGEAAPRIQVIVGNDGGGTIFDGLEVAASAPQADLDRAFYTPHAARFADLAAAYGWDHQLVSTRSALDQTLTSPVTGPQLIEVPLDR
- a CDS encoding DUF4229 domain-containing protein translates to MKKLPPLLVYTVLRLLAFLVPLAILYFFFPIFREFWWLAALFAALIGMSISLLFLRTPLSATSRDLYERRSARRPGKPTDEDVEDGETPEA
- a CDS encoding PPK2 family polyphosphate kinase, which produces MAKKLWHEHPSETLRVTEGFRLADVDPDATPGYSHGHSRGEKDLHERRELLGDLQERLYAASRVGDDTDAVLLVLQAMDSAGKGGIVRHVVGGVDPQGVELAAFKAPTDEERTHDFLWRVEKRLPQRGFIGVFDRSHYEDVLIGRVRSLASDEEVERRYGAIREFEQRVAASGIRLVKVMLHISRDEQKSRLMERLERPDKYWKYNPGDVDERMLWDDYMDAYQTVFDRTSTPDAPWYVVPANHKWYARLAVQELLIAALEGIDPQWPGADFDVAAEKKRLAAS
- a CDS encoding PLD nuclease N-terminal domain-containing protein, producing the protein MARFLIIGGFLAVVFWVFSIVDCTVQPAARHRGVSKGAWVAIVILIPVIGGILWFAIGRRRKDDSDARPYAPDDDSEFLRGINRKEQDARIRELEEELSKLEDDGDHPDPRP
- a CDS encoding DUF402 domain-containing protein yields the protein MSAQRPEPGQTMIFQWRKWDGSPHWRGEGVYLGSDQWGDWIGQPVGWTSDRPGKAFVAESPNVTLVPRVNPAHKVLLLPEDATDYALTVHREHPRAMRIYIDLAWDVRWSDDDPLVATAIDMDLDVVRHLDERGTRIVDQDEWEEHSIEFGYPADVIEHLEARAAELEILVRAQRAPFDDATADAWLDRLVALGLDRPLPLMVVERAVLVERAVLVERAERDERAERDETSCS
- a CDS encoding polyprenyl synthetase family protein; translation: MTSSPDAPGTRLASLLGFSDRVFLGPAARRLSREVEAGLELVESGLAEDLKVADSVADAASRYLYEAGGKRIRPILTLLTAQLGDGNIPAVIDIAKALELTHLGSLYHDDVMDGADKRRGVAAAHEVWGNNVAILTGDILFSRASQLMSHHGDRAIRLQADTFERLVLGQLHETVGAQQGDDPIEFYLQVLADKTGSLIAAATQGGVIFSNAPAEYEQPMRVFGEKIGVAFQLLDDVIDLSANPADTGKVPGTDLRAGVPTMPYLLLKQDGADDLAQRIDDGVARIAEGADPSLLDGALADLRDHPATRRTLALAQAWTDEAIAALGVLPKGPVRDALTRFAESLAERSR